Proteins encoded together in one Gemmatimonadota bacterium DH-78 window:
- the menC gene encoding o-succinylbenzoate synthase has protein sequence MKIERATLREIPLRLREYFEISSGGQQDRRVLLLTLYAEGLESWSECVAMERPAYSSETTDTAWSVLTEYLLPAVVGTRPDDPSTDLLDPVRWVRGHRMARAAVEMAGWDLTARARGVSLSALLGGSRAAVPVGVSVGLQPSDEALHEAVAGYVADGYARVKIKIKPGRDVEMLGSLRARFPELALMADANSAYTLDDLDRLRALDELDLTMIEQPLGHDDVLDHARLQREIATPVCLDESIRSDGDAALALELGACRTINIKPGRVGGLAESRAIHDRMRAAGLPVWCGGMLESGVGRAYNVALASLPGFTLPGDISASRRYWERDIVDPEFEVHGGQMAVPDGVGIGVEVDVERIEALTVRRADFSA, from the coding sequence GTGAAGATCGAGCGCGCCACCCTTCGCGAGATTCCGCTGCGCCTGCGGGAGTACTTCGAGATCTCGAGCGGGGGCCAGCAGGACCGCCGCGTACTTCTGCTCACGCTGTACGCAGAGGGGCTCGAGAGCTGGAGCGAGTGCGTGGCGATGGAGCGGCCCGCCTACTCGAGCGAGACCACCGACACCGCCTGGTCGGTGCTCACCGAGTACCTGCTGCCGGCGGTGGTGGGCACGCGCCCCGACGACCCGTCCACGGATCTGCTCGATCCGGTGCGGTGGGTGCGGGGGCATCGCATGGCCCGGGCGGCCGTCGAGATGGCGGGATGGGACCTCACGGCCCGGGCTCGGGGCGTCTCGCTCTCCGCGCTGTTGGGCGGCAGCCGCGCGGCGGTTCCGGTGGGGGTGAGTGTCGGGCTGCAGCCGAGCGACGAGGCGCTCCACGAAGCGGTGGCCGGCTACGTGGCCGATGGCTATGCCCGGGTGAAGATCAAGATCAAGCCGGGGCGCGATGTGGAGATGCTCGGGTCGCTGCGCGCGCGGTTTCCCGAACTGGCGCTGATGGCCGACGCCAACTCGGCCTACACCCTCGACGACCTCGATCGGCTGCGCGCGCTGGATGAGCTCGACCTCACCATGATCGAGCAGCCGCTGGGGCACGACGACGTGCTCGACCACGCGCGGTTGCAGCGCGAGATCGCCACCCCCGTCTGTCTCGACGAGTCGATCCGCTCCGACGGTGACGCGGCTCTCGCCCTGGAGCTCGGCGCCTGCCGCACGATCAACATCAAGCCGGGACGGGTGGGTGGCCTCGCCGAGAGTCGCGCGATTCACGACCGGATGCGGGCCGCCGGGCTCCCGGTGTGGTGCGGCGGCATGCTCGAATCGGGTGTGGGCCGCGCGTACAACGTGGCGCTGGCCTCGCTGCCCGGCTTCACCCTGCCCGGCGACATCTCGGCGAGCCGCCGCTACTGGGAGCGCGACATCGTCGACCCCGAGTTCGAGGTGCACGGCGGCCAGATGGCCGTGCCCGATGGCGTCGGGATCGGGGTGGAGGTGGACGTCGAGCGGATCGAGGCCCTGACGGTGCGGCGCGCGGACTTCAGCGCGTAG
- the lpdA gene encoding dihydrolipoyl dehydrogenase, translated as MAANGSDDTRFDLIVVGSGPGGYIAAIRASQLGLNVACIEAEKLGGVCLNIGCIPTKAMLTSAFLVNEMKSAEKHGITASEITFDLGPAQERSRGVANQLSRGIAGLFKKNKIKHVQGYGRLLGGGKVEVDSDGAKTTLEADHIIVATGSRPRNLPILQIDEERIWSSTGALMQTKAPESLLIVGAGAIGMEFADVYDSYGTKVTIVEAIDRILPLEDAEVSKFMERTYKKRGMDIHTGARFESADIQDDGVVVKFKDSKGEVHEIKVDAVLSAVGRVPNSEDVGLDAAGVETDERGFIKVDAQMRTNVEGVYAIGDVAGRQLLAHKGMHEGAVCAEHIAGEGHHTVDYDNVPNCTYCHPEVASVGMTEAQAKEAGYDIEVGKFPWVGIGRAVASGHAEGFIKVIRDKQYSEILGAHIVGPHATELIAEFVVGRHLESTVEEMERAMHPHPTLSEGVGEGALSALGRALHI; from the coding sequence GTGGCGGCGAACGGAAGCGACGACACCCGGTTCGATCTCATCGTCGTGGGGAGCGGCCCCGGCGGGTACATCGCGGCCATCCGAGCGTCGCAGCTCGGACTGAACGTGGCCTGCATCGAAGCCGAGAAGCTCGGCGGGGTCTGCCTCAACATCGGATGCATTCCGACGAAGGCGATGCTCACCAGCGCCTTCCTCGTGAATGAGATGAAGTCCGCCGAGAAGCACGGTATCACGGCGAGTGAGATCACCTTCGACCTCGGGCCGGCGCAGGAGCGAAGCCGCGGGGTGGCCAACCAGCTGAGCCGCGGCATCGCCGGGCTCTTCAAGAAGAACAAGATCAAGCACGTGCAGGGCTACGGCCGACTGCTCGGCGGCGGGAAGGTGGAGGTGGACTCCGACGGAGCCAAGACCACCCTCGAGGCCGACCACATCATCGTCGCCACCGGCTCGCGCCCGCGGAATCTGCCGATCCTTCAGATCGACGAGGAGCGCATCTGGTCGTCGACCGGCGCGCTCATGCAGACGAAGGCGCCCGAGTCGCTCCTGATCGTGGGAGCCGGCGCGATCGGCATGGAGTTCGCCGACGTCTACGACTCGTACGGCACGAAGGTCACCATCGTCGAGGCGATCGACCGGATCCTTCCGCTCGAGGACGCCGAGGTGTCGAAGTTCATGGAGCGCACCTACAAGAAGCGCGGCATGGACATCCACACCGGCGCGCGCTTCGAATCGGCCGACATCCAGGACGACGGCGTGGTGGTGAAGTTCAAGGACTCCAAGGGTGAGGTGCACGAGATCAAGGTCGACGCGGTGCTGTCGGCGGTGGGTCGTGTGCCCAACTCCGAGGATGTTGGACTCGACGCCGCCGGCGTCGAGACGGACGAGCGCGGCTTCATCAAGGTGGATGCGCAGATGCGCACCAACGTCGAGGGCGTCTACGCCATCGGCGATGTGGCCGGCCGCCAGCTGCTCGCCCACAAGGGCATGCACGAGGGTGCGGTCTGTGCCGAGCACATCGCCGGCGAGGGGCACCACACCGTCGACTACGACAACGTGCCCAACTGTACCTACTGCCATCCCGAGGTGGCTTCGGTCGGCATGACCGAGGCGCAGGCCAAGGAGGCCGGCTACGACATCGAGGTGGGCAAGTTCCCCTGGGTCGGCATCGGCCGCGCGGTGGCCTCGGGCCATGCGGAGGGCTTCATCAAGGTCATCCGCGACAAGCAGTACTCCGAGATCCTCGGCGCGCACATCGTCGGACCGCACGCCACGGAGCTGATCGCCGAGTTCGTGGTGGGCCGGCACCTCGAGTCCACGGTCGAGGAGATGGAGCGGGCGATGCACCCGCACCCCACCCTCTCCGAGGGCGTCGGTGAAGGAGCGCTGTCCGCGCTCGGTCGGGCTCTGCACATCTGA
- a CDS encoding MarR family transcriptional regulator — protein sequence MTELTQGERGARTWSDDEERALRLWIAMARAYATVARAISSKVAEYGLTAPQFGILEALHHLGPLPLGELAEKLLVTGGNVTYVMDRLEGLGLVERCRSEADRRVVTAHLTDEGRALVTEVFPGHASYIAGLLDTLDAEEQNTARELLKRLGKGIG from the coding sequence TTGACCGAGTTGACGCAGGGAGAGCGGGGTGCGCGGACCTGGTCGGACGACGAGGAACGCGCACTTCGCCTCTGGATCGCCATGGCGCGGGCGTACGCCACCGTGGCTCGCGCGATCTCCTCGAAGGTGGCCGAGTACGGGCTCACCGCCCCGCAGTTCGGCATCCTCGAGGCGCTGCATCATCTCGGCCCCCTTCCCCTCGGCGAGCTTGCCGAGAAGCTGCTCGTGACCGGAGGCAACGTCACCTATGTGATGGACCGCCTCGAGGGGCTCGGCCTCGTGGAGCGCTGTCGCAGCGAGGCCGACCGCCGGGTGGTCACCGCCCATCTGACCGATGAGGGTCGGGCGCTGGTGACCGAGGTGTTTCCCGGCCACGCCTCGTACATCGCGGGGCTGCTCGACACCCTCGACGCCGAGGAGCAGAACACGGCGCGCGAGCTGCTGAAGCGGCTGGGGAAAGGGATCGGGTAG
- a CDS encoding FxsA family protein, translated as MFGRLALLFVVVPLLELALLVQMGQWVGLWPTLFLVFGTGVVGAALARSQGLRTLAAVQTEMAQGRLPGGALLDGLAVLVGGAFLLTPGLLTDVAGFTLLIPTTRRLVRGVLARRLEKMQRDGTLRVGFVAPMGFGGSPFGPQGPRTQPRDDSAARSAGLDPRNEVGTQSDRE; from the coding sequence ATGTTCGGACGACTCGCGCTTCTCTTCGTGGTGGTACCCCTGCTCGAGCTGGCCCTGCTGGTGCAGATGGGCCAGTGGGTCGGGCTGTGGCCCACCCTCTTCCTCGTGTTCGGCACCGGGGTGGTGGGTGCGGCGCTCGCCCGCTCGCAGGGGCTGCGGACGCTCGCGGCCGTGCAGACCGAGATGGCCCAGGGCCGTCTGCCGGGGGGCGCCCTGCTCGACGGCCTCGCTGTGCTCGTGGGCGGCGCATTTCTGCTCACGCCGGGGCTGCTCACCGATGTGGCCGGCTTCACCCTGCTGATCCCGACCACGCGGCGGCTCGTGCGCGGCGTGCTGGCCCGCCGGCTCGAGAAGATGCAGCGCGACGGCACCCTGCGGGTTGGTTTCGTGGCCCCGATGGGGTTTGGCGGATCGCCCTTCGGCCCGCAGGGCCCCCGAACCCAGCCGCGCGACGACTCGGCCGCCCGCTCCGCCGGGCTGGATCCGCGCAACGAGGTGGGCACGCAATCCGATCGCGAGTAG
- a CDS encoding 4-hydroxy-3-methylbut-2-enyl diphosphate reductase, producing the protein MEQTYFRKGFGLKAEVKPLIDAEYHSEIVHRVRARGYEDRFGDVTVRLAQEFGFCYGVDRAVDYAYETVHKFPDRTIYLVGEIIHNPHVNRRMTEMGIQFLYPDPDGEFDFAEVTDDDVVLLPAFGVTIDDFDRLKKIGCILVDTTCGSVLHVWKRVEGYARDGFTALIHGKYQHEESRATASQALKYPDGKYLIVRDMKEAMLVCDYIAKREGHMDAEAFKAHFAEKCSEGFDPDRDLEQVGVANQTTMLANESLAIGGQVRIAMIERFGEESIDEHYRSFGTICSATQERQDAVKEMMAEPPDMMIVIGGYNSSNTNHLAHMCREYTTTYHVEDAACIDTEAGTIRHKPELAADHPESIETDWIPEGPFSLGVTAGASTPNNKIGEAVIRILKIRGIEPELGAPTVVPE; encoded by the coding sequence ATGGAACAGACCTACTTTCGGAAGGGCTTCGGACTCAAGGCCGAGGTGAAGCCCCTCATCGATGCCGAGTACCACTCCGAGATCGTCCACCGCGTGCGTGCGCGCGGGTACGAGGACCGCTTCGGCGACGTGACCGTGCGGCTGGCCCAGGAGTTCGGCTTCTGCTACGGCGTGGATCGCGCGGTGGACTACGCCTACGAGACCGTCCACAAGTTTCCGGACCGGACGATCTACCTCGTGGGTGAGATCATCCACAACCCGCACGTGAACCGCCGGATGACGGAGATGGGGATCCAGTTCCTGTATCCGGACCCGGACGGCGAGTTCGACTTCGCCGAAGTCACCGACGACGACGTGGTGCTCCTGCCGGCCTTCGGCGTGACCATCGACGACTTCGACCGGCTGAAGAAGATCGGCTGCATTCTGGTCGACACCACCTGCGGCTCGGTGCTGCACGTGTGGAAGCGGGTCGAGGGCTACGCGCGCGACGGCTTCACGGCGCTGATCCACGGCAAGTATCAGCACGAGGAATCGCGGGCGACCGCATCGCAGGCGCTGAAGTACCCCGACGGCAAGTACCTCATCGTGCGCGACATGAAGGAGGCGATGCTGGTCTGCGACTACATCGCCAAGCGCGAGGGCCACATGGACGCCGAGGCCTTCAAGGCGCACTTCGCCGAGAAGTGCAGCGAGGGCTTCGACCCCGATCGCGACCTGGAGCAGGTGGGCGTGGCCAACCAGACCACGATGCTGGCCAACGAGTCGCTGGCCATCGGCGGCCAGGTGCGCATCGCCATGATCGAGCGCTTCGGCGAGGAGAGCATCGACGAGCACTACCGCTCCTTCGGCACGATCTGCTCCGCCACGCAGGAGCGTCAGGACGCCGTGAAGGAGATGATGGCCGAGCCGCCCGACATGATGATCGTGATCGGCGGCTACAACTCGTCGAACACCAACCACCTCGCCCACATGTGTCGGGAGTACACCACGACCTACCATGTGGAAGACGCCGCCTGCATCGACACCGAGGCCGGCACGATCCGCCACAAGCCCGAGCTCGCCGCGGACCACCCCGAGTCGATCGAAACCGACTGGATCCCCGAGGGCCCCTTCAGCCTCGGCGTAACCGCCGGCGCCTCGACCCCCAACAACAAGATCGGCGAGGCCGTGATCCGGATCCTGAAGATCCGCGGCATCGAGCCCGAACTGGGCGCACCGACGGTGGTGCCGGAGTAG
- a CDS encoding LemA family protein yields the protein MLELAVLAVIVIVVAMMYNSLVRLRETADGAWADVDVQLKRRHDLVPNLVETVKGYAGHEKGTFEAVVEARSRAMNASTPGAAAEAENMLTGALKSLFALVENYPQLRASENFGRLQDTLSSLEDDIQKARRYYNAVVRDYNTKIGVVPTNLVARTFGFREREFFEAEIGERQVPTVDFGSGE from the coding sequence ATGCTCGAACTCGCGGTCCTCGCCGTAATCGTCATCGTGGTCGCGATGATGTACAACTCGCTGGTCCGACTCCGCGAAACCGCCGACGGCGCCTGGGCGGACGTCGACGTGCAGCTCAAGCGGCGCCACGACCTCGTACCCAACCTGGTGGAGACGGTGAAGGGGTACGCCGGCCACGAGAAGGGCACCTTCGAGGCGGTGGTGGAGGCCCGGTCGCGCGCGATGAACGCCTCCACCCCGGGCGCGGCCGCGGAGGCGGAGAACATGCTCACCGGGGCGCTGAAGTCGCTCTTCGCCCTGGTCGAGAACTACCCGCAGCTGCGCGCCTCGGAAAATTTCGGGCGACTCCAGGACACCCTGTCGAGCCTCGAAGACGACATCCAGAAGGCGCGGCGCTACTACAATGCGGTCGTGCGCGACTACAACACGAAGATCGGGGTGGTGCCCACCAACCTCGTGGCGCGCACCTTCGGCTTCCGCGAGCGCGAGTTCTTCGAGGCGGAGATCGGCGAGCGCCAGGTGCCGACGGTGGACTTCGGCAGCGGCGAGTAG
- a CDS encoding MBL fold metallo-hydrolase → MSLRRIRADNPGPFTLDGSVTYILGRDDVVILDPGPDVDSHIRALVRAVAEAERITVVLTHGHGDHAGGMNALLAAFEALGRAPADRVGAGHPTVRPVAEAEPIPFDGGHLEVVPTPGHTRDHLAWYWPQRRALFAGDHLLGVGDTTWVGEYPGCVADYLASLDRLRTLDLDVVHPGHGPDLHDPADALDRFERHRRDRIEQVRTLREGPDRLRGEALYDRVYGGRVPPGLDGAARASLAVIEEYLDATA, encoded by the coding sequence GTGTCGCTTCGACGGATCCGGGCCGACAACCCCGGCCCCTTCACTCTCGACGGCTCGGTTACCTACATCCTCGGACGCGACGACGTCGTGATCCTGGACCCGGGCCCGGATGTGGACAGCCACATCCGGGCCCTCGTTCGTGCGGTGGCCGAGGCCGAGCGCATCACCGTGGTGCTCACCCACGGTCACGGCGACCACGCCGGCGGGATGAACGCCCTGTTGGCGGCCTTCGAGGCGCTCGGTCGAGCGCCGGCCGACCGGGTGGGCGCCGGCCACCCGACGGTGCGCCCGGTGGCGGAGGCCGAGCCGATCCCCTTCGACGGCGGTCACCTCGAGGTGGTGCCCACCCCCGGCCACACCCGGGATCACCTGGCCTGGTACTGGCCGCAGCGGCGGGCGCTCTTCGCCGGCGACCACCTGCTCGGTGTCGGCGACACGACCTGGGTGGGAGAGTACCCGGGCTGCGTGGCCGACTACCTGGCGTCGCTCGACCGCCTGCGCACCCTCGACCTCGACGTGGTGCACCCCGGTCACGGCCCCGACCTGCACGATCCCGCCGACGCCCTCGATCGCTTCGAGCGTCACCGCCGCGACCGTATCGAGCAGGTGCGGACCCTGCGCGAGGGCCCCGACCGCCTGCGCGGCGAGGCGCTCTACGACCGCGTCTACGGCGGCCGGGTGCCGCCGGGGCTCGACGGTGCCGCCCGCGCCTCGCTGGCCGTGATCGAGGAGTATCTCGACGCCACCGCCTGA
- a CDS encoding M42 family metallopeptidase, with product MKRSFLKQLLDAPGPSGFEVRPARVWRAEAETFADQVTIDVHGNSMAALQPDRRPRVMMAGHVDEIGLQITHIDDDGFLYIDEIGGWDPQVLVGQRVKILGREGDLPGVIGKKAIHLMDADDRSKASKTKQLWVDVGVSSRDEAVEMGLRVGDPMVLAQSMIELAGDRIASRAIDNRIGAFVVLEALRMLSEDPAPAAGAFAVATTQEEIGYQGGGARSSAFSIEPDVALVVDVTFSTDVPDVPKKELGDHKVGGGPVLSRGSAAHSLVFERLAEVAEAEGIPYSIQASPRATRTDADGIHLTRAGVPTGLVSVPNRYMHSPNEVVSMSDLENTARLLAAFVRTLGDDTDFTPR from the coding sequence ATGAAGCGATCCTTTCTGAAGCAGCTGCTCGACGCTCCCGGTCCCTCCGGCTTCGAAGTCCGCCCCGCACGCGTCTGGCGCGCCGAGGCGGAAACCTTCGCCGACCAGGTGACCATCGATGTGCACGGCAACTCGATGGCCGCCCTCCAGCCCGACCGTCGCCCGCGGGTGATGATGGCGGGGCATGTGGACGAGATCGGGCTCCAGATCACGCACATCGACGACGACGGCTTTCTCTACATCGACGAGATCGGTGGGTGGGACCCGCAGGTGCTGGTCGGGCAGCGGGTGAAGATCCTCGGTCGCGAGGGCGATCTGCCCGGGGTGATCGGCAAGAAGGCGATCCATCTCATGGACGCCGACGATCGCTCGAAGGCGTCGAAGACGAAGCAGCTCTGGGTGGACGTGGGCGTGTCGAGCCGCGACGAAGCGGTGGAGATGGGACTCCGCGTGGGCGATCCCATGGTGCTGGCGCAGAGCATGATCGAGCTGGCCGGCGACCGCATCGCGAGTCGGGCCATCGACAACCGGATCGGCGCCTTCGTCGTGCTCGAGGCGCTGCGGATGCTGTCGGAGGACCCCGCGCCTGCAGCCGGTGCCTTCGCGGTGGCCACCACCCAGGAGGAGATCGGGTATCAGGGCGGCGGCGCGCGGTCGAGCGCCTTCTCGATCGAGCCCGATGTGGCGCTGGTGGTGGACGTCACCTTCAGCACCGATGTGCCCGACGTGCCGAAGAAGGAGCTCGGGGATCACAAGGTCGGCGGGGGGCCCGTACTGAGCCGCGGGTCGGCGGCGCACTCGCTCGTGTTCGAGCGGCTGGCCGAGGTGGCCGAGGCCGAGGGGATTCCCTATTCGATTCAGGCGTCGCCGCGGGCCACCCGCACCGATGCCGACGGCATCCACCTCACTCGCGCGGGCGTGCCGACCGGTCTGGTGTCGGTGCCCAACCGCTACATGCACTCGCCGAACGAGGTGGTCTCGATGAGCGACCTCGAGAACACGGCCCGCCTTCTGGCCGCATTCGTGCGGACGCTCGGCGACGATACCGACTTCACTCCGCGTTGA
- a CDS encoding M20/M25/M40 family metallo-hydrolase produces the protein MSASELDPTDLRRWVHDHRADFVALVADLCRVESPSDHPETQAGVHTRIEAALEPLGFVARRVPGRGTGDHLLLRRASRRKGAPMQLLIGHSDTVWPLGTLETMPVVEEQGRLRGPGTLDMKGGLAIALLALRALDAHGMEPELEPVLFVNADEEIGSPDSVRHVRRLARAAERAWVLEPALGSEGRIKTARKGVGDFRITIRGRASHAGLDPTAGISAIGELAHWIERLHALTDLEAGSTVNVGVVQGGTRANVVAAEATAVVDLRVTSAEEGERLNGVIHGMTPSREGIRVEVEGGLRVPPLERTPRNRRLWEAAREEGRALGLDLDHALAGGGSDGNTTSLYTATLDGLGCVGDGAHAVHEHIEIDRSLDRCALLARLLLLPGLGA, from the coding sequence GTGTCCGCTTCCGAGCTCGATCCCACCGACCTGCGCCGCTGGGTGCACGACCACCGCGCCGACTTCGTGGCGCTGGTGGCCGATCTGTGCCGCGTGGAGTCCCCCTCGGATCATCCGGAGACGCAGGCCGGGGTGCACACTCGCATCGAGGCCGCGCTGGAGCCGCTCGGCTTCGTGGCGCGCCGTGTTCCGGGCCGCGGCACCGGCGACCACCTGCTGCTCCGACGCGCGAGCCGCCGGAAGGGCGCGCCGATGCAGCTCCTGATCGGGCACAGCGACACCGTCTGGCCGCTCGGCACCCTCGAGACCATGCCGGTGGTGGAGGAGCAGGGGCGGCTGCGCGGCCCGGGCACCCTCGACATGAAGGGCGGGCTCGCCATTGCGCTGCTCGCACTCCGGGCCCTCGATGCGCACGGAATGGAGCCCGAGCTCGAGCCGGTGCTGTTCGTGAACGCCGACGAGGAGATCGGCAGCCCCGACTCGGTGCGGCACGTGCGACGCCTGGCGCGCGCGGCGGAGCGGGCCTGGGTGCTCGAGCCGGCGCTGGGGTCCGAGGGCCGCATCAAGACGGCCCGGAAGGGGGTGGGTGACTTCCGGATCACGATCCGCGGCCGTGCCAGCCATGCCGGGCTCGACCCCACGGCCGGCATCAGCGCCATCGGCGAGCTCGCGCACTGGATCGAGCGGCTGCACGCCCTCACCGACCTCGAGGCGGGGTCGACGGTGAATGTGGGCGTGGTGCAGGGCGGCACCCGGGCGAACGTCGTGGCCGCCGAGGCGACCGCCGTGGTCGACCTGCGCGTGACCTCGGCGGAGGAGGGCGAGCGACTGAACGGGGTGATCCACGGCATGACCCCCTCGCGCGAGGGAATCCGGGTGGAGGTGGAGGGGGGACTCCGCGTGCCCCCGCTCGAGCGCACGCCCCGCAACCGGCGGTTGTGGGAGGCCGCGCGGGAAGAGGGGCGCGCCCTCGGGCTCGACCTCGATCACGCCCTCGCGGGCGGCGGCTCCGACGGCAACACCACCAGCCTGTACACCGCCACCCTCGACGGCCTGGGCTGCGTGGGCGACGGCGCCCACGCGGTGCACGAGCACATCGAGATCGACCGCTCGCTCGACCGCTGTGCGCTGCTCGCGCGGCTGCTCCTGCTGCCGGGGCTCGGCGCGTGA
- a CDS encoding GNAT family N-acetyltransferase: MSDLRIRPLDSLADYRACVALQEDTWGAGFSECVPPAILKVSRILGGVASGAFTPEGDLVGFVFGMTGPRDGRLVHWSDMLAVRADHRNRGLGRMLKLHQRDEVLGLGVRRMHWTFDPLRPGNAHLNFNRLGGTAPEYVEQMYGETDSPLHRGIGTDRFVVHWELDSPRVKACLAGEASDVDAAEAARWPMALSAAPEEGESVPGTPRLDLDAERVRVAIPPDIGGLMERHPALALAWREATRTVFRHYLDRGWIVRHVLRDASAPAYLLVRGTPPSSEVSHP, from the coding sequence GTGAGCGACCTCCGCATTCGACCCCTCGACAGCCTGGCCGACTACCGGGCCTGCGTCGCGCTGCAGGAAGACACCTGGGGCGCGGGCTTCTCGGAGTGCGTGCCGCCGGCGATTCTGAAGGTGTCGCGGATTCTCGGCGGGGTGGCGTCGGGGGCCTTCACCCCCGAGGGCGACCTCGTGGGCTTCGTGTTCGGCATGACCGGGCCGCGCGACGGCCGGCTCGTGCACTGGTCCGACATGCTCGCGGTGCGCGCCGACCACCGGAACCGGGGGCTCGGCCGGATGCTCAAACTGCATCAGCGCGACGAGGTGCTGGGGCTGGGCGTGCGGCGCATGCACTGGACCTTCGACCCGCTCCGCCCCGGCAACGCCCACCTCAACTTCAACCGCCTGGGGGGCACGGCGCCGGAGTACGTGGAGCAGATGTACGGCGAGACCGACTCTCCCCTGCATCGCGGCATCGGCACCGACCGCTTCGTGGTGCACTGGGAGCTCGACTCCCCCCGGGTGAAGGCCTGCCTCGCGGGCGAGGCGTCGGACGTCGATGCGGCGGAGGCCGCCCGCTGGCCGATGGCGCTGAGTGCGGCGCCGGAGGAGGGCGAGAGCGTGCCCGGCACGCCTCGGCTCGACCTCGACGCCGAGCGGGTTCGGGTGGCGATCCCGCCCGACATCGGCGGGTTGATGGAGCGCCACCCCGCGCTCGCCCTCGCCTGGCGCGAGGCCACCCGCACCGTGTTTCGGCACTACCTGGACCGCGGCTGGATCGTGCGGCACGTTCTGCGTGACGCGAGCGCGCCCGCCTACCTTCTCGTTCGCGGCACACCCCCCTCCTCCGAGGTCTCCCACCCGTGA
- a CDS encoding GAF domain-containing protein yields the protein MLDATELIKDLQQMRDEGHLSDALLRQAVKRIAKADPRFDWVGVYLLNDGGDELWLHNYVGSPTEHAKIPVGTGVCGMAVAEKANLIVDDVSKVENYLACDPDVQSEMVVLIRAGDEIFGQIDLDSSDEAAFNEEDEEAISAVADKLAEQIAAERR from the coding sequence ATGCTGGACGCCACCGAGCTCATCAAGGACCTGCAGCAGATGCGCGACGAGGGGCATCTGTCCGACGCCCTCCTCCGGCAGGCCGTGAAGCGCATCGCCAAGGCCGATCCCCGTTTCGACTGGGTCGGGGTCTACCTGCTGAACGACGGCGGCGACGAGCTCTGGCTCCACAACTACGTGGGCTCGCCGACGGAGCACGCCAAGATCCCCGTCGGCACGGGCGTCTGCGGCATGGCCGTGGCCGAGAAGGCCAACCTGATCGTCGACGACGTCTCGAAGGTGGAGAACTACCTGGCCTGCGATCCCGACGTGCAGTCGGAGATGGTGGTGCTGATCCGGGCCGGCGACGAGATCTTCGGCCAGATCGACCTCGACTCCAGCGACGAGGCCGCCTTCAACGAGGAAGACGAGGAAGCCATCTCCGCCGTGGCCGACAAGCTCGCGGAGCAGATCGCGGCGGAGCGTCGCTGA